The genomic window ACAAAGACTTAATGACTTACCTAAACGACTATCACAACAAAGATGAGCAAGTGATTGTGATGGGCGACATTAATATCAGCCCTATCGACGCAGATATCGGTATCGGTGAACCTAACGCAAAGCGCTGGTTGAAAACGGGTAAGTGTTCATTCCAACCCGAAGAGCGTGAGTGGCTAAAAACATTGATGGATTGGGGCTTCGTAGACAGCTTCCGTTTGCTGCACCCTGAAGTGAACGATCAATACTCGTGGTTTGATTACCGATCAAAAGGTTTCGTGGACAACCGGGGCCTGCGTATTGATGTTGTCCTAGCAACTCAGAAACTTGCTGATAAGTGTACTGAAGCGGGCATCGATTACGAGCTACGCGGCATTGAAAAACCGTCAGATCACGCTCCGATCTGGTCGACGTTTAAGTAACGAGTTAAACGGCTTCTTTTAATAAAAACGGCGCTCAATGAGCGCCGTTTTTATTAACGAAGATTTGTCCAGATTGCGATTAGCTAAGGGGTCTTAGGTAAGCAAGGAAACGCTTCTCTGCGAATTTGAAAATCGCGATGATGATAAACGTCAACGCCATGTAGAACAGACCCGCCGTCAGGAAAGACTCGAATGGGGCATAGTAACGTGAGTTCACCAAACGAGCAGCTCCGGTTAGATCCATAATGGTTACGATACCTGCTACCGCAGAGCCGTGAAGCATGAAGATAACTTCGTTACTGTAAGCCGGTAATGCGCGACGTAGAGCACTTGGCAGAATGATGCGGCGGTAAGTCTTTGGTGTGCTCATACCGTACGCTTTTGCGGCTTCAACTTCACCTTTAGGTAAGCCGTTAATGGCACCGCGAATGATCTCTGCTGTATATGCTGATGTGTTAAGAATGAATGCCACCAGAGCACAGAACCATGCGTTTTCCCATAGTGTGTCTTTTACTGGGAAAAACTGGTCCATGCCGTAGTAAATCAAGTACAACTGTACCAACAAGGGTGTACCACGGAAGAAGTAGATGAACGACCAAGCCGGGACGTGAATCAAGATATTAGGACTGTTGCGAGCAATCGCGAGTGGTATCGCAACACATAAGCCAATGATCAAAGCGACGCAAACCATCCACGCCGTTGTCCATAGACCACTAAGGTAAATCGGCAGGCTTTCAATAATCAATGAAAAGTCCATAACTACCTCGTGTGGATACTGAATTTACGTTCAACCAACTTAAGCAAGCCTGTCGAAACACTGGTAAAGAATAGGAAGATAAGTGCCACTGTCATATAAAATGTGAACGGCATTTTAGTCGAACCCGCCGCCAATGTACTGACACGCACCATGTCTTCTAAGCCGATAATAGAAACCAACGCCGTGGTTTTCAGTAAAACTAACCAGTTGTTACCAAAACCAGGTAAGGCGTGACGGATCATTTGCGGTAATAAAATACGACGAAATGCTAAAACAGGCCCCATACCATAGGCCTTTGCCGCTTCCATTTCACCGCTATCAACCGCCATGATCGCACCACGGAAAGTTTCAGCCATATAAGCACCAAAGATGAAGCCGA from Vibrio artabrorum includes these protein-coding regions:
- the xthA gene encoding exodeoxyribonuclease III, with the translated sequence MKVISFNINGLRARLHQLQAVIDKHQPDVIGLQEIKVHDEAFPIADVEAMGYKVYFHGQKAHYGVAMLCKQAPISVQKGFPTDNEDHQKRMIIATFEDENGEKVTVLNGYFPQGDNIKHETKYPYKRQFYKDLMTYLNDYHNKDEQVIVMGDINISPIDADIGIGEPNAKRWLKTGKCSFQPEEREWLKTLMDWGFVDSFRLLHPEVNDQYSWFDYRSKGFVDNRGLRIDVVLATQKLADKCTEAGIDYELRGIEKPSDHAPIWSTFK
- a CDS encoding ABC transporter permease, with the translated sequence MDFSLIIESLPIYLSGLWTTAWMVCVALIIGLCVAIPLAIARNSPNILIHVPAWSFIYFFRGTPLLVQLYLIYYGMDQFFPVKDTLWENAWFCALVAFILNTSAYTAEIIRGAINGLPKGEVEAAKAYGMSTPKTYRRIILPSALRRALPAYSNEVIFMLHGSAVAGIVTIMDLTGAARLVNSRYYAPFESFLTAGLFYMALTFIIIAIFKFAEKRFLAYLRPLS
- a CDS encoding ABC transporter permease, producing the protein MFDLLGYEASILKGAALTIEVALLSLILAMVLGMLGALAKLAPYRWARAIATLYTTVIRGIPDLVLMMLIFFGGQILLNNSLYSINEWLNEWFTSSDPNHEWTAYLPDYIDVSPFIAGVLTIGFIFGAYMAETFRGAIMAVDSGEMEAAKAYGMGPVLAFRRILLPQMIRHALPGFGNNWLVLLKTTALVSIIGLEDMVRVSTLAAGSTKMPFTFYMTVALIFLFFTSVSTGLLKLVERKFSIHTR